A genomic window from Carassius auratus strain Wakin chromosome 19, ASM336829v1, whole genome shotgun sequence includes:
- the LOC113119722 gene encoding cartilage matrix protein-like yields the protein MQVRVLLILILSSVLITHAKVDKFTCETPADIVMLVDGSGSISQDNFQTVKTFLERFVRSFGVGSNQTRIGLVQYSGDPKIEWHLNTHSTKEAVIDAVRILLLKRGSTRTGLALTYILENSFKAESGSRPDVPKIVILITDGESWDDVISPAQRLRDAGIELFAIGVGYINMNTLITIASPLEETHVYHVRDFSLMLDIVEGLSRSVCERVSELNREISVNIHTCETPAIADIVILVDGSWSISRFNFKTVRSFLGMFVKAFAVGSDQTRIGLVLYSKDSWIEWNLNTHSTKKSVIDAVKNLPYKGGYALTGLALTYIMEKSFKAESGSRPDVPKIVILITDGESWDDVLSPAQRLRDAGIELFAIGVGYINMNTLITIASPPKETHVYYLRDFSLMLDIVEGLSRSVCERVSELNREISGEKGSAASSDLLTSEFTARRFCVTRPADL from the exons ATGCAGGTTCGAGTGCTGCTGATCCTGATACTCTCATCAGTATTAATCACACATGCTAAAG TGGACAAATTCACATGTGAAACTCCAGCCGATATTGTGATGCTGGTGGACGGATCGGGGAGTATTAGCCAAGACAACTTCCAAACTGTGAAGACCTTTCTGGAAAGATTTGTCAGGTCCTTTGGGGTTGGATCAAACCAAACACGCATTG gtttgGTGCAGTACAGTGGGGATCCAAAGATCGAGTggcatctgaacacacacagcactaAAGAGGCTGTGATCGACGCTGTGAGGATACTACTCCTTAAACGAGGAAGCACACGAACAg gtcTGGCTCTGACGTATATTCTGGAGAACAGCTTCAAAGCTGAATCTGGATCCAGACCTGATGTTCCTAAGATTGTGATTCTGATCACGGATGGGGAATCATGGGACGATGTTATTTCTCCTGCTCAGAGACTCAGAGATGCTGGGATCGAGCTGTTTGCTATCG GAGTGGGATATATCAATATGAACACACTGATAACCATCGCGTCCCCACTAGAGGAGACACACGTGTATCACGTGCGTGATTTCAGCTTGATGTTAGACATCGTGGAGGGACTCAGCAGGAGCGTCTGCGAGCGCGTCTCTGAACTCAACAGAGAGATCAGCG TGAACATTCATACATGTGAAACTCCAGCCATCGCTGATATTGTGATTCTGGTGGACGGATCATGGAGCATCAGCCGTTTTAACTTCAAAACTGTGAGGAGCTTTCTGGGAATGTTTGTCAAGGCCTTCGCTGTTGGATCAGACCAAACACGCATTG gtttgGTGCTGTACAGCAAGGATTCATGGATCGAGTGGAATCTGAACACTCACAGCACTAAAAAGTCCGTTATCGATGCTGTGAAGAATCTGCCCTATAAAGGAGGATACGCACTCACag gtcTGGCTCTGACATATATTATGGAGAAGAGCTTCAAAGCTGAATCTGGATCCAGACCTGATGTTCCTAAGATTGTGATTCTGATCACGGATGGGGAATCATGGGACGATGTTCTTTCTCCTGCTCAGAGACTCAGAGATGCTGGGATCGAGCTGTTTGCTATCG GAGTGGGATATATCAATATGAACACACTGATAACCATTGCGTCCCCACCGAAGGAGACACACGTGTATTACTTGCGTGACTTCAGCTTGATGTTAGACATCGTGGAGGGACTCAGCAGGAGCGTCTGCGAGCGCGTCTCTGAACTCAACAGAGAGATCAGCG GTGAAAAAGGGTCAGCCGCTTCCAGTGACCTTCTGACCTCTGAGTTCACGGCCAGGAGATTCTGTGTTACTCGTCCAGCGGATCTCTAA